The Magnetococcales bacterium region AGAAGGCCGCATCCTCCAGACGGGCCTTGAGCACCCGTTCGTAACCCCGTACCAGCACCGCCGGATCCGGCGCCTCCAGGTTGGCCACCGCCACGAAACAGGGCTTCAAGCCTCCGTCCGGACCTTTGACCGGAAAATATTTCTGATGATACTTCATGGAGGTGGCCAGCACCTCCGGGGGGATCTCCAGATAGCCTGGATCGAAGCGACCGGTCATGGGGACCGGCCATTCGGTCAGTCCGGCGTTTTCGATCACCAATCCTTCGTCCAGCACCGCCGATCCCCCCTCCAGGGAGGAGAGCCGGGTCACCCCTTCCCGGATCACCTGCGCCCGTTCGTCCAGGGAGAGCATCACCCGGTTGGCCGCCAGGGTCGTCAGATACTCTTGCGCGTTTCGCACCGGAAACCGACCCGGCGCCATGAAACGGTGTCCACGGGTCTCGTGACCCCCGGAGACGCTCTCCGAGGCCCGGGCGGGCAGTTCCATCCCGTCCAGCAGGGCCACCATCCAGCGGATGGGACGCACGAAACGGGTCTGTCCGCTGCCCCAGCGCATGGACTTGGGCCAGGGAAAGGCCGCCAGCAGATCCGCCATCAGACCCGGCAGGATGGCCTGGGCGTCGCTGCCCGGGGTGCGCAGGGTGCAGGCCAGATAGGTTCCCTTGGGGGTTTCGAGCCGCTCCAGGGCCGCCACCGTGGTGCCGCAGGCGTGGGCAAACCCTTCGGTGGCCTTGGTGGGCCGACCCTCGGCATCGAAGGCCCGTTCCAGCGCCGGACCCTTGCGGGTCTCGGAGCGGTCCGCCTGACGTTGGGGAATCCCCTCCACCGCCAACGCCAGTCGTCGGGGGGTGGCGTGACACCATTTCAGGCGGGTGTCGGTGGTCGTCAATCCAGCCCCTTCCAGGGTGGTCATCATGGCCGTGCCGAAGTGACGAATCGCTTCGGTCAACATCCGCGACGGAATCTCTTCGCAGCCGATCTCCCACAACAATTCACTCATGTCCGTTCTCCCCGCTGGATGAGCGGATGTCCCAATGCCGCACGTTGCGCTACGAATCCTTCCGCCGTCACCTTGGCCATGGCCCGTACCCGACCGATGAACCGGGCCCGCTCCGTGACGCTGATGGCGCCACGGGCATCCAGCAGATTGAAGACGTGGGAGCCGTGAATCACCTGTTCATAAGCGGGTCCCGGCAGTTGACGGGCCGCCAGGGCCAGGGCTTCCGCCTCGAACATGTCGAAGAGCTTGAAGAGATTCTCCACGTTGGCGGCGGTGAAGTTGTAGCCGGAAAAATCCGCCTCCTCCTGCTGGTGGACATCCCCGTAGGTGATGCCCGGAGTCCAGATCAGGTCATAGACGTTCTCCTTGCCCTGGATGTACATGGCCAGCCGTTCCAGGCCATAGGTCAACTCCCCGGAAACCAGGGGCAGATCGATTCCCCCCACCTGTTGGAAATAGGTGAACTGGGTTACTTCCATGCCGTCGAGCCACACTTCCCAGCCCAGACCCCAGGCCCCTAGCGTGGGACTTTCCCAGTCGTCTTCCACGAAGCGGATGTCGTGGGCCTTGGGATCGATGCCGATGGCAGCCAGGGATTCCAGATACAGATCCTGAATCTCGTCTGGCGACGGCTTGAGAATCACCTGAAATTGATAATAGCGTTGCAACCGGTTGGGATTTTCTCCGTAGCGTCCATCCGTGGGGCGGCGGGAGGGCTGCACATAGGCCACATTCCAGGGTTCCGGTCCCAAAGAACGCAGAAAGGTCGCCGGATGAAAAGTCCCGGCACCCATCTCCATGTCGTGGGGTTGCAGGAGAACACAGCCCCGTTTGGACCAGTAGGTCTGCAAGGAAAGAATGAGTTCTTGAAATGTCACGGTCCACTCCTTGTGGCGCGTTCCGGAATGAGAGATGATCTAGGATGAAGGGGTATGTACCCGTTCGCGATCATCTCTTCAAGGAGATTTCGTTCAAGCCATGTCCATTTACGGTCTGATCATCCTGTCTGCCCTGGTGTTGGGGTTTTTGCTGGATGCCCTGGTGGTGTTTCTCAACATACGGGCCTTGGGCGTCCGTCCGTCCGAAAAGGTGGCCGCGGTCACCGATCTTCCCACCTGGGAGAAAACCATGGCCCACGCCAGAGCCAAGGCCATCCTGGATATCGTGGCTTCGGGGAGCAAAGTGGTGGCCTTGCTGATCTGGTGGTTCGCGGGAGGCTTTCCGTGGCTGGACCGGATCGTCGCCTCCTGGGCGTTGGGACCATTGGGGGGGGCGGTGGTCTATGTGGTACTGCTGCTGTTGCTGTTCAAGCTGTTTTCCCAGCCATTCAAGCTCTACCACACCTTTGTGCTGGAGACCCGTTTCGGGTTCAATCGCACCTCGGTCACCACCTTCTTGGAGGATCGGGCCAAGGGATTCCTGTTGGCTTTGGTGGTGGGTGGACCGTTTCTGGTGGTGGTGTTGTTCTTTTTTCATTTCAAGGGGGAGTGGGTTTGGTTGTATTTCTGGGGGACCGCTGCGGCCTTTGTGGTGTTGGTGCAGTATCTCGCCCCGGTGGTGTTGATGCCCCTGTTCAACCGTTTCACCCCCATGCCCGACGGTTCCACCCGGCAGGCCATCCAGGGGTATCTGGACCGGATCGGTTTGCCGTTTTCCGGGATTTTCACCATGGATGGCTCCCGTCGTTCCACCCGGACCAACGCCTTTTTGACCGGTCTGGGGCGTGGGCGGCGCATCGTGCTGTTCGACACCCTGCTGGCGCGTCATGGCGATGCCGAGGTGGTGGCGGTGCTGGCCCACGAGGTGGGACATCTGGTGTTGGGACACCTGCGACGGGTCACGGTGGTGGCGGTGCTGCATCTGGGGCTGATGAGCGTCTTGCTGGCCATGGCCATGCATCAACCGGCGTTGCATCATGATTTCTTCATGGAACGGGTGACGCTCCACGGAGGATTCGTCTTTTTCGTGCTGCTGGCCGTGCCGTTGGATCTGCTCACCGGACCGGTGCTCAAGTGGATCTCCCGGCGCCATGAATACGCGGCGGATCGTTTCGCCGTCTCCACCTTGGGGGATTGTGCCCCTCTGGTGACGGCTCTGAAACGACTGGCCCGGGAAAACCTCACCGGGTTGACCCCCCATCCCTGGCATGTGATCCTCCATCACAGCCATCCTCCGGTGTTGGACCGCATCGCGGCCATCGAGGCGGCGGCGTCCACGCCGGGTCCGGACGATCGGAACCGTTGAACTGGAAGGGGCGACAAGGGGTCGCGGTGGATCAATAAGGATCCATGAAGGCGTAAGGATTCCACTCCAGGGGCGGGGCCTGCATGAGCAGCACCTGTTCCCGCAGGGACAGGATGTGGTTGTCCCAGTAGCGGGGGGCGTCGAACCAGGGAAAGGCCCGGGGAAAGGCGGGATCATCCCAGCGTCGGGCGATCCAGGCGGAATAGTGGATCATGCGCAAGGTGCGCAGGGCCTCCACCAGATGGATCTCCCGGGGATTGAAATCGTGAAACTTCCGGTATCCTTTGAGCAGCGCCGCAAACTGGCTGCCTTGTTCTTCTCTTTCTCCCGACAGGCACATCCAAAGATCCTGAATCGCCGGTCCCATGCGGGCGTCGTCGAAATCGACGAACAGGGGTCCATTGTCGGTCCATAGAATGTTGCCCGAATGGCAATCCCCGTGGAGACGGATTTTTTTGGGTTGTCCCGCCTGCTCGAAGCAGCGTCGGATCAGGGCCAGCAGTTCGCCGGTGAGGGAGTCGTAGATGGCCCGCAGTTCCAGGGGGATGAATTTGGATTCCATCAAGAAGCGGTGCGGTTCCACGCCGAAGGTTTCCACGTCCAGGGTGGGGCGGGCCTGGAATGGACGGGTCGCCCCCACCGCGTGAATTCGTCCCAGAGCCAGTCCCAACCGTTCCAGATGGTCGA contains the following coding sequences:
- a CDS encoding glycine--tRNA ligase subunit alpha, translated to MTFQELILSLQTYWSKRGCVLLQPHDMEMGAGTFHPATFLRSLGPEPWNVAYVQPSRRPTDGRYGENPNRLQRYYQFQVILKPSPDEIQDLYLESLAAIGIDPKAHDIRFVEDDWESPTLGAWGLGWEVWLDGMEVTQFTYFQQVGGIDLPLVSGELTYGLERLAMYIQGKENVYDLIWTPGITYGDVHQQEEADFSGYNFTAANVENLFKLFDMFEAEALALAARQLPGPAYEQVIHGSHVFNLLDARGAISVTERARFIGRVRAMAKVTAEGFVAQRAALGHPLIQRGERT
- a CDS encoding serine/threonine protein kinase, with protein sequence MSGHSHKTPYKNLSPEVILDAVESVGYRCDGRLLALNSFENRVYQVGVENGEALVVKFYRKGRWNQAAILEEHHFTTQLAEMEIPVVAPLANTAGRTLHPWQGFRFAIYPKCGGRAPDLENFDHLERLGLALGRIHAVGATRPFQARPTLDVETFGVEPHRFLMESKFIPLELRAIYDSLTGELLALIRRCFEQAGQPKKIRLHGDCHSGNILWTDNGPLFVDFDDARMGPAIQDLWMCLSGEREEQGSQFAALLKGYRKFHDFNPREIHLVEALRTLRMIHYSAWIARRWDDPAFPRAFPWFDAPRYWDNHILSLREQVLLMQAPPLEWNPYAFMDPY
- a CDS encoding M48 family metallopeptidase, translated to MSIYGLIILSALVLGFLLDALVVFLNIRALGVRPSEKVAAVTDLPTWEKTMAHARAKAILDIVASGSKVVALLIWWFAGGFPWLDRIVASWALGPLGGAVVYVVLLLLLFKLFSQPFKLYHTFVLETRFGFNRTSVTTFLEDRAKGFLLALVVGGPFLVVVLFFFHFKGEWVWLYFWGTAAAFVVLVQYLAPVVLMPLFNRFTPMPDGSTRQAIQGYLDRIGLPFSGIFTMDGSRRSTRTNAFLTGLGRGRRIVLFDTLLARHGDAEVVAVLAHEVGHLVLGHLRRVTVVAVLHLGLMSVLLAMAMHQPALHHDFFMERVTLHGGFVFFVLLAVPLDLLTGPVLKWISRRHEYAADRFAVSTLGDCAPLVTALKRLARENLTGLTPHPWHVILHHSHPPVLDRIAAIEAAASTPGPDDRNR